A region from the Phycisphaerales bacterium genome encodes:
- the gmk gene encoding guanylate kinase, with the protein MALPEPHDTPTRRLETDTDDGMLVIISGPSGVGKTTITRGVERTIAGAVFSVSWTTRDKTGVDVEGVDYHFVSDEQFEEMLGRDGFLETAGVYGRRYGTPKEWVRTQLARGRLVILEIDVVGAEKVKGQIPEAFAIFVLPPDEETLLSRLRSRKREDDAQIQKRFARAKEEITHARRSGVYNHFLVNRDLNASLDEAVRLIEGERGRRRELRRKA; encoded by the coding sequence ATGGCCCTGCCCGAACCCCACGACACGCCGACGCGCCGCCTCGAGACCGATACCGACGACGGCATGCTCGTCATCATCAGCGGGCCGAGCGGCGTGGGAAAGACGACGATCACGCGGGGCGTGGAGCGGACGATCGCCGGCGCGGTCTTCTCGGTCTCGTGGACGACGCGCGACAAGACGGGCGTGGATGTCGAGGGCGTTGATTACCACTTTGTCAGCGATGAGCAGTTCGAGGAGATGCTGGGACGGGACGGCTTCCTCGAGACGGCCGGTGTCTATGGGCGCCGCTATGGCACGCCCAAGGAGTGGGTGCGGACGCAACTCGCTCGCGGGCGGCTGGTGATCCTGGAGATCGACGTGGTCGGCGCGGAGAAGGTGAAGGGGCAGATCCCCGAGGCGTTCGCGATCTTTGTCCTGCCGCCGGATGAAGAGACGCTGCTCTCCCGCTTGCGCTCGCGCAAGCGTGAGGACGATGCGCAGATCCAGAAGCGATTCGCGCGGGCGAAGGAAGAGATCACGCACGCCCGGCGGTCGGGGGTGTACAACCACTTCCTTGTGAACAGAGATCTGAACGCGTCGTTGGACGAGGCGGTGCGGCTGATCGAGGGCGAGCGGGGGCGGCGGCGGGAGTTGCGGCGGAAGGCGTGA
- a CDS encoding nuclear transport factor 2 family protein: MAKKTTKKATKKSVTKSSKATAKKPSAAGPGGKGSFRVTTGSGATPMDIGTKLVSMFNTGQFAEIEKMFWSPKIESIEGLGVGMGWRGKPAVDAKNAGWMAQNKIHGASAEGPFVGSSGFAVRFKMDVEQVDSGTRKMFDEVGVYTVKNGKIIREEFMYGTM; encoded by the coding sequence ATGGCGAAGAAGACCACCAAGAAAGCAACCAAGAAGAGCGTCACGAAGTCATCCAAGGCCACCGCCAAGAAGCCATCCGCCGCCGGTCCCGGTGGCAAAGGCTCCTTCCGCGTCACCACCGGCTCGGGCGCCACGCCCATGGACATCGGCACGAAACTCGTCTCGATGTTCAACACCGGCCAGTTCGCCGAGATCGAGAAGATGTTCTGGTCTCCCAAGATCGAGTCCATCGAGGGCCTCGGCGTCGGCATGGGCTGGCGCGGCAAGCCCGCCGTCGACGCCAAGAACGCCGGCTGGATGGCCCAGAACAAGATCCATGGCGCCAGCGCCGAAGGCCCCTTCGTCGGCTCGTCGGGCTTCGCCGTCCGCTTCAAGATGGACGTCGAGCAGGTCGACAGCGGCACGCGCAAAATGTTCGACGAGGTCGGCGTCTACACCGTGAAGAACGGCAAGATCATCCGCGAAGAGTTCATGTACGGCACGATGTGA